The following are encoded in a window of Desulfolucanica intricata genomic DNA:
- the murC gene encoding UDP-N-acetylmuramate--L-alanine ligase gives MQQIPKQIHFIGIGGAGMSGIAHILLELGHKVTGSDLKLSQVTERLEAQGAICYAGHVAENIGDAELIVISSAIPQHNPELVAARNKGVPVIHRGEMLARLMDRQKGIAIAGSHGKTTTTSMVGLTLEKNNLDPAILIGGELNDIGGNAKFGKGQYLVAEADESDGSFLKLRPHVVVVTNIENDHMDYYKSEQKIAEAFEQFIGSIPPDGLAVLCLDDLKLKQMVKYLNCTYKTYSVDNHNADYNIRNIRFDGLKSAGDVYYQNRLLGRLELQVPGKHNLSNALAVVAVGSYIGLSFERIAKVLKTYRGAIRRFQLIGEVNDVRVVDDYAHHPTEIKATLKAARQAKIGRLIAVFQPHRYSRTRDLHKQFGSAFNEADIVIINKIYSAGEKPIEGVSAQLIVDALEENLGRKIIYLPEITQVVDYLVNIVRPGDLVLTMGAGNIWTAGVDLVERLKEN, from the coding sequence ATGCAACAAATACCAAAGCAAATACACTTCATCGGAATCGGTGGAGCCGGAATGAGCGGCATAGCACATATCTTGTTAGAACTTGGTCATAAAGTTACCGGTTCTGATCTTAAATTATCCCAGGTCACAGAACGGTTAGAAGCTCAGGGCGCAATTTGTTATGCAGGTCATGTAGCAGAAAACATCGGTGATGCAGAATTAATAGTAATATCATCTGCTATTCCTCAGCATAATCCTGAATTGGTAGCCGCACGAAACAAAGGTGTGCCGGTGATCCACAGAGGAGAAATGCTGGCCCGGTTGATGGATAGACAAAAGGGTATAGCTATTGCAGGTTCCCACGGGAAAACCACAACTACATCAATGGTAGGTCTTACTCTGGAAAAAAACAACTTAGACCCTGCTATATTAATTGGAGGTGAATTGAACGATATTGGCGGAAATGCTAAGTTTGGTAAGGGTCAGTATTTGGTTGCCGAGGCTGATGAAAGTGACGGGTCTTTCCTTAAGTTAAGGCCTCACGTTGTGGTGGTAACGAATATTGAAAATGACCATATGGATTATTATAAAAGTGAACAAAAAATAGCAGAAGCTTTTGAACAGTTCATCGGGAGCATCCCACCGGACGGTCTTGCAGTACTTTGTCTTGATGACTTGAAATTAAAACAAATGGTGAAGTACTTAAATTGTACCTATAAAACCTATAGTGTTGACAATCATAACGCCGATTATAATATTCGTAACATTCGATTTGACGGTTTAAAATCTGCAGGGGATGTTTATTACCAAAACCGTTTGCTAGGCCGGTTAGAACTGCAAGTACCCGGAAAACATAATCTTTCCAATGCTCTGGCAGTAGTGGCTGTAGGGAGTTATATCGGGCTGTCCTTTGAAAGAATTGCTAAAGTTTTGAAAACATATAGGGGAGCGATAAGACGTTTTCAGTTAATTGGTGAAGTAAATGATGTTCGGGTCGTAGATGATTATGCGCATCATCCTACTGAAATTAAAGCAACTCTTAAGGCAGCAAGGCAAGCTAAAATAGGACGTCTTATAGCGGTTTTCCAGCCACATCGTTATTCCAGAACCCGGGACCTTCATAAGCAGTTCGGAAGTGCCTTTAATGAGGCTGATATCGTTATTATAAACAAAATTTACAGCGCAGGTGAAAAACCTATCGAAGGTGTATCTGCTCAATTGATTGTTGACGCATTGGAAGAAAATCTCGGTCGAAAAATAATTTACCTGCCGGAAATTACTCAAGTTGTAGATTACCTGGTTAATATTGTTAGGCCGGGGGATCTTGTACTGACGATGGGAGCCGGCAATATCTGGACCGCCGGGGTAGATTTAGTAGAAAGATTAAAGGAGAATTAG
- the murB gene encoding UDP-N-acetylmuramate dehydrogenase — protein MNKKAVSFGLEDILAGKIRYNEPMSKHTSWRIGGPAELLVEPQGLTDLQLAIHYAGIKKMPVTIIGNGTNLLVSDSGIKGMVIKIGSGLAGIKVKDFTITVGAGAKLARVASTAQQAGLGGLEFMAGIPGTLGGAIVMNAGANGSTISDFLQDIIVVDDHGEVISMKKEEVSFGYRTSSLQELPFIVVEATLKCFSRDSQEIKDRIKTLWEKRKASQPLDYPNAGSVFRNPPGDSAGRLIETAGGKALRVGDAQVSEKHANFIVNLGRATAVDVLSLISKVQDLVYNKHGIELSPEVRVLGDVFRRR, from the coding sequence ATGAATAAGAAAGCTGTTAGCTTCGGTTTGGAAGATATTTTAGCCGGAAAGATACGATATAATGAACCTATGAGCAAACATACCAGCTGGCGTATCGGTGGACCGGCGGAATTATTGGTAGAACCCCAGGGGCTGACAGATTTACAATTAGCTATACATTATGCCGGAATAAAAAAAATGCCGGTAACGATCATTGGTAATGGTACAAATCTTCTGGTTTCAGACTCAGGTATTAAAGGAATGGTTATTAAAATTGGCAGCGGGTTGGCCGGGATCAAGGTTAAAGATTTTACAATAACAGTCGGTGCCGGTGCAAAATTGGCTCGCGTTGCTTCCACAGCCCAGCAGGCAGGATTGGGTGGATTGGAGTTTATGGCAGGTATTCCCGGAACACTGGGTGGTGCCATAGTGATGAATGCCGGAGCAAACGGCAGTACGATTAGTGACTTTTTGCAAGATATAATTGTAGTAGATGATCACGGAGAGGTTATTAGTATGAAGAAGGAAGAAGTTTCCTTTGGTTATCGCACCAGTAGTTTACAGGAACTGCCGTTTATTGTAGTGGAAGCTACCTTAAAATGTTTTAGCAGAGACAGTCAAGAAATAAAAGATAGAATAAAAACTCTCTGGGAAAAGCGTAAAGCCAGTCAACCACTGGATTATCCAAATGCCGGGAGTGTATTCAGAAATCCCCCGGGAGATTCTGCCGGTCGACTGATAGAAACAGCAGGCGGTAAAGCCCTCAGGGTAGGGGATGCTCAGGTTTCTGAAAAACATGCTAATTTTATAGTGAACCTGGGAAGGGCTACAGCTGTAGATGTATTATCATTGATTAGTAAGGTTCAAGACCTTGTATATAATAAGCATGGAATAGAATTAAGCCCTGAAGTAAGAGTATTGGGTGATGTTTTTAGGCGGAGGTGA
- the murA gene encoding UDP-N-acetylglucosamine 1-carboxyvinyltransferase: MEKYVVFGGNRLEGTIRVSGSKNASLPILAACLLNGQTNIIHGIPKLRDIMVMQEVLGYLGARVDWDGDAMLIDTERVEPFEISEELMRRMRASNLVLGPLLSRFGKVKVSYPGGCQIGSRPMDLHIKGLQALGAKITEKYGYITAEARELIGTEIHLDMPSVGATENIMMAAVCAKGQTVIRNAAREPEIVDLQNFLNAIGASVKGAGSDMIKINGVKYLNPGRHTVIPDRIEAGTHMIAAAITGGDVQIVNVIPEHLEPVTAKMREAGINIEVGVDSIHVRGGKRPKAVDIKTMPYPGFPTDMQPQMMALMCTAEGTSIITETVFENRYKHVAELRRMGADSRVEGQSAIVKGVERLSGACVEATDLRAGAALVLAALAAENGTVIENIMHIERGYERLDAKYSALGARIIRVHS, encoded by the coding sequence GTGGAAAAGTATGTAGTCTTCGGTGGAAACCGCCTGGAAGGAACGATACGGGTTAGTGGTTCAAAAAATGCATCCCTCCCAATTTTGGCGGCCTGCCTCTTAAACGGTCAAACAAACATTATCCACGGTATTCCAAAATTAAGGGATATAATGGTTATGCAGGAGGTACTTGGTTACCTTGGAGCCAGGGTAGATTGGGACGGCGATGCTATGTTAATTGATACTGAACGCGTTGAACCCTTTGAAATATCAGAGGAATTGATGCGTCGTATGCGGGCCTCCAATTTGGTATTAGGCCCATTGTTAAGCAGATTCGGGAAAGTAAAAGTATCCTACCCCGGCGGTTGTCAGATTGGCTCCAGGCCAATGGATTTGCATATCAAAGGATTGCAAGCTTTGGGTGCGAAAATTACCGAGAAATATGGATATATCACCGCTGAGGCACGGGAATTAATTGGTACGGAAATACATCTGGATATGCCAAGTGTAGGGGCAACTGAAAACATCATGATGGCTGCGGTCTGTGCCAAAGGTCAAACAGTAATACGTAATGCAGCCAGGGAGCCTGAAATTGTAGATTTGCAGAATTTTTTAAATGCAATAGGAGCCAGTGTAAAGGGTGCCGGTTCGGACATGATTAAAATTAATGGGGTAAAATATTTAAACCCCGGGAGACATACGGTTATACCGGATCGAATTGAGGCCGGCACGCATATGATAGCTGCTGCCATAACCGGTGGGGATGTACAAATAGTAAATGTGATTCCTGAACATCTTGAACCGGTTACTGCTAAAATGCGAGAGGCCGGTATAAATATAGAAGTTGGGGTTGACAGTATTCATGTACGAGGTGGGAAACGGCCTAAGGCAGTAGATATAAAAACTATGCCTTATCCCGGATTTCCTACCGATATGCAGCCACAAATGATGGCTTTAATGTGTACGGCTGAAGGGACCAGTATTATTACAGAAACTGTTTTTGAAAACCGCTATAAACATGTTGCTGAGCTGAGGCGAATGGGTGCAGACTCCCGGGTAGAAGGGCAATCTGCAATTGTAAAGGGAGTGGAGCGGCTAAGCGGGGCATGTGTTGAAGCCACCGACTTAAGAGCCGGAGCAGCCCTGGTATTGGCGGCCCTGGCTGCAGAAAACGGAACCGTTATTGAAAATATTATGCATATAGAGCGAGGATATGAACGTTTAGACGCTAAATATTCAGCCCTGGGAGCAAGAATTATTAGAGTTCACAGCTAA
- a CDS encoding cell division protein FtsQ/DivIB, protein MSTGYPPKNKRKTNLPESIFFILLVILAAFVLFQSPLFEVRQILVKGTTIPVETVKSISGISPGQNIFKLDRKIVEKKIKYLPVIKNVEVTRNLPSTVIITVEERVAIGILPVKDGFVQVDMDGIPLRKAEITNAELPVITGVEVDFKDIGEKINSKELDTVLKTINSLPVEILPELSEVHFDNEGRIQLYMLDGIQCRLGLPEKIEQKGRILLEVMQELETQGKKIEYIDLSYFGKPVVKYISQPQGVTTGD, encoded by the coding sequence ATGTCAACCGGATACCCTCCGAAAAATAAGAGAAAGACAAATCTACCGGAAAGCATTTTCTTTATTTTACTAGTTATTCTGGCTGCCTTTGTGTTGTTCCAATCACCCTTATTTGAGGTACGACAAATTCTGGTTAAAGGTACTACAATACCGGTAGAGACAGTAAAAAGTATTTCCGGAATCAGTCCCGGGCAAAATATTTTTAAGCTGGACAGAAAAATAGTTGAGAAAAAAATTAAGTATTTACCGGTAATCAAAAATGTTGAAGTAACCAGAAATTTGCCCTCCACTGTGATTATAACTGTTGAAGAACGTGTCGCTATTGGAATCTTACCTGTAAAAGACGGTTTTGTTCAAGTAGATATGGATGGTATTCCCCTGCGCAAAGCGGAGATTACAAACGCAGAGTTACCGGTTATCACCGGGGTAGAAGTTGATTTTAAAGATATTGGGGAAAAAATAAATTCAAAAGAGTTGGATACTGTCTTAAAAACTATTAACAGCTTACCTGTCGAGATACTGCCCGAACTTTCAGAAGTTCATTTTGACAATGAAGGGCGTATCCAACTTTATATGTTGGATGGTATCCAGTGCCGCCTTGGTTTGCCTGAAAAAATCGAGCAAAAAGGTCGTATTTTACTGGAAGTGATGCAGGAATTAGAGACGCAAGGTAAGAAGATTGAGTATATAGATCTTTCTTATTTTGGTAAACCCGTGGTCAAGTATATTAGTCAGCCACAGGGTGTTACGACCGGCGACTGA
- a CDS encoding DUF881 domain-containing protein has translation MKKTSFQWVILLVGLIMGLMLSMQFRVTEEVKHNVQVQRAQELITQLEKIREERDKLKEKEEKLRDELDQAVAGPQISDLKKKIETARIEAGVTEVTGPGVEVTLNDSNVALQPGENPNLYVIHDEDVLRVLNELKAAGAEAISINGQRLLATSEIRCVGPAILVNKSKHLAPPFVISAIGDPETMESALKMRNGVIESLKVWGIQVDVKKQDRMTIPPYSGAVSFEFAQPVSDQTGGQVIG, from the coding sequence TTGAAAAAAACGAGCTTCCAATGGGTAATTTTATTAGTGGGACTGATTATGGGGTTAATGTTGTCGATGCAGTTTCGTGTTACCGAGGAGGTTAAACATAATGTTCAGGTGCAAAGAGCACAGGAATTAATAACCCAATTAGAAAAAATAAGAGAAGAGCGTGATAAATTAAAAGAGAAAGAAGAAAAATTGAGGGATGAGTTGGATCAGGCCGTAGCAGGACCCCAAATTTCCGATTTAAAAAAGAAGATAGAAACAGCACGGATTGAAGCAGGTGTAACTGAAGTAACCGGGCCCGGCGTTGAGGTGACATTAAATGATAGCAACGTAGCGCTGCAGCCCGGGGAAAACCCTAATTTATATGTTATACATGATGAAGATGTCTTACGGGTTTTAAACGAGCTTAAAGCCGCCGGAGCCGAAGCTATTTCTATAAACGGCCAGCGTCTTCTGGCTACCAGTGAGATCCGTTGTGTTGGTCCGGCTATATTAGTTAATAAAAGTAAGCATTTAGCACCACCCTTTGTGATTTCGGCCATTGGTGACCCGGAAACTATGGAGAGTGCCCTAAAAATGAGGAATGGAGTTATTGAATCCTTAAAAGTATGGGGTATTCAGGTTGATGTCAAAAAACAAGACCGCATGACCATTCCTCCTTATTCCGGAGCGGTGAGTTTTGAGTTTGCCCAACCGGTATCTGATCAGACAGGGGGGCAGGTAATTGGATAA
- a CDS encoding DUF881 domain-containing protein, with protein MDKTRYLSIAVVSVVLGIMLVVQFRSTVANENTGVTFDRAQELTVEMRQLEKERHALQLEIEDLSQKLNQANKGQSQGINALKSELEKIKLLAGTLAVKGPGVELLIDNLPQPERPGVDPNIFAVRDEDLLKVINELRTAGAEAISINENRIVATSEIRLAGSFINVNLTRVLPPFKIKAIGNPEILKSSLEVSGGLVEHLQDMGISVVIEKKEELIVPAYSGKQHFDYAKQS; from the coding sequence TTGGATAAAACAAGATATTTATCAATTGCTGTAGTATCTGTAGTATTGGGGATAATGTTGGTAGTGCAGTTTCGCAGCACTGTGGCAAATGAAAATACCGGGGTGACTTTTGACAGGGCCCAGGAGTTAACTGTGGAAATGCGTCAGTTGGAAAAAGAGAGACACGCACTGCAGCTGGAAATTGAGGATCTGTCTCAAAAACTAAATCAGGCCAACAAAGGACAATCTCAGGGGATTAATGCTTTAAAAAGTGAGCTGGAGAAAATTAAACTTTTAGCCGGGACACTTGCGGTTAAAGGCCCGGGGGTAGAATTGTTGATAGATAATCTTCCTCAACCTGAACGACCCGGAGTAGATCCGAATATTTTTGCTGTACGAGATGAAGATTTATTGAAGGTTATTAATGAGCTGCGGACAGCCGGAGCAGAAGCCATTAGTATAAATGAGAACCGGATAGTAGCAACGAGTGAAATCAGGTTGGCGGGTTCCTTCATTAACGTTAATTTAACCAGGGTTTTACCGCCCTTTAAAATTAAGGCAATAGGAAATCCTGAGATTTTAAAAAGTAGTCTGGAAGTAAGTGGTGGATTGGTTGAACACTTACAAGATATGGGAATTAGTGTGGTAATAGAAAAGAAAGAAGAGCTTATTGTACCGGCTTACAGTGGAAAACAGCATTTTGATTATGCCAAACAAAGTTAG
- a CDS encoding small basic family protein: MWLGVWLAVLGLAVGAMIGLYVPVLLPMAYARYTSVAVLAALDSVFGGIKAGMEDKFDNKVFISGFFSNALLAAGLAFIGERLGIELYLAAVVAFGVRLFQNLAIIRRHLLKR; this comes from the coding sequence ATGTGGTTGGGGGTATGGTTGGCTGTTTTGGGTTTAGCCGTAGGAGCAATGATTGGCTTATATGTGCCGGTGCTTTTACCGATGGCCTATGCCCGTTATACATCCGTAGCTGTTCTGGCGGCCCTGGATTCGGTTTTTGGCGGTATAAAAGCCGGAATGGAAGACAAATTTGATAATAAAGTTTTTATATCCGGTTTTTTTAGCAATGCACTTTTAGCTGCCGGACTGGCTTTTATCGGAGAGAGATTAGGTATTGAACTGTATTTAGCTGCAGTTGTAGCTTTTGGAGTAAGGTTATTTCAGAACCTTGCTATTATTCGCCGGCATTTACTAAAACGCTAA
- the ftsA gene encoding cell division protein FtsA: MPKNNEQLIMGLDVGASKITCAIGVVSSTGRITIWDAKEAPSLGWRKGTVIDADLAAVSLREAINPLRFTAGVEAASIQVGFSPQAIDTYRIKTAIPIVGREHRVTDDDIWEALTVIKKQTVLENRAILHMVPIEYYIDNQLVIEPLGKKGKILTVETIIITTPAEIVDNLINIVQQAGINVKETTLSSLASSEVLLNATDKEFGTVYVDVGGQTTDIAVYNRGLLKGVAVLPIGSDHITSDLAIGLRTSLACAERIKLQYGIQPDFSTGGVVEIDALTGGNKSSISCRIVVEIIEARVNEMLALIREAIASINHNGFVPSGIILGGRGALLPGLVEFAEKGLSLPVRLRKPQVYLKPGTKIDTTAYSAAIGLIKYRSVYIRDKSSRHTRSFNSPLDLSSLMGKFKTWIHEHF; encoded by the coding sequence GTGCCCAAAAATAATGAACAGCTGATAATGGGTCTGGATGTTGGAGCATCAAAGATAACTTGTGCCATCGGAGTTGTGAGTTCCACCGGGCGAATTACAATATGGGATGCAAAAGAAGCACCTTCCCTCGGGTGGAGAAAGGGAACAGTGATTGATGCAGATTTGGCTGCTGTCTCCCTACGGGAAGCTATTAATCCTTTACGGTTTACCGCCGGGGTAGAAGCGGCTTCTATACAGGTTGGTTTTTCACCACAGGCGATCGATACATACAGAATAAAAACGGCTATTCCCATTGTAGGAAGAGAACACCGGGTTACCGATGATGATATATGGGAGGCTTTAACGGTTATAAAAAAACAGACCGTTCTTGAAAACCGGGCAATTTTACATATGGTACCTATAGAATATTATATAGATAATCAATTAGTTATAGAACCATTGGGGAAAAAGGGGAAAATTCTTACCGTAGAAACCATTATTATCACTACCCCGGCTGAAATTGTAGACAACCTCATTAATATAGTTCAGCAGGCAGGAATTAATGTTAAGGAAACTACTTTAAGTAGTTTGGCTTCGTCAGAAGTATTATTAAATGCTACAGATAAAGAATTTGGAACTGTGTATGTGGATGTAGGTGGACAAACTACAGATATCGCAGTTTATAACAGAGGACTTTTAAAGGGAGTGGCGGTTTTACCAATAGGCAGTGATCACATTACCAGTGATCTTGCTATTGGATTACGCACATCTTTAGCGTGTGCCGAGCGTATTAAATTACAATATGGTATTCAACCGGATTTTTCTACTGGTGGAGTAGTTGAGATAGACGCTCTTACAGGCGGAAATAAAAGCTCAATATCCTGCCGTATAGTTGTGGAAATTATTGAAGCCAGAGTTAATGAAATGTTAGCTCTGATTCGAGAAGCTATTGCGAGTATTAACCACAACGGTTTTGTACCATCAGGGATAATTTTGGGTGGTAGAGGTGCTCTACTTCCAGGATTAGTAGAATTTGCGGAAAAAGGCTTGAGTTTACCGGTACGATTGCGTAAGCCTCAAGTATATTTAAAACCAGGGACAAAAATTGATACTACTGCCTATTCGGCAGCAATAGGTTTGATTAAATATAGGTCTGTCTATATAAGGGATAAATCTTCCCGGCATACCCGGAGCTTTAATTCACCATTAGATTTATCGAGTTTGATGGGTAAATTTAAAACATGGATTCATGAGCATTTCTAG
- the ftsZ gene encoding cell division protein FtsZ yields the protein MLDFELDIEQFANIKVIGVGGGGNNAVNRMIVAGLKGVEFVSVNTDAQALQLSQTNVKIQIGSKLTKGLGAGANPEIGQKAAEESRDEIMNALKGADMVFVTAGMGGGTGTGAAPVVAEVAKELGALTVGVVTKPFTFEGRKRQNQAEAGIEVLKNNVDTLITIPNDRLLQVIEKNTTMMEAFRIADDVLRQGVQGISDLIAVPGLINLDFADVKTVMRETGSALMGIGSASGDNRASEAARKAISSPLLETSIEGARGVLLNITGGGSLGLFEVNEAAEIISQAVDPEANIIFGAVIDDRMEEDVRVTVIATGFDSRTTPRKNIFDNNKKKDMEIKTFSTDDLDIPAFLRRK from the coding sequence ATGCTTGATTTTGAGCTAGATATTGAACAGTTTGCTAACATAAAAGTAATTGGTGTAGGGGGCGGAGGAAACAATGCGGTAAACCGCATGATTGTAGCCGGACTTAAAGGTGTTGAATTTGTTTCCGTTAATACAGATGCTCAAGCTTTACAGCTTTCCCAGACAAACGTTAAAATTCAAATTGGGTCGAAATTAACGAAGGGTTTGGGGGCAGGAGCCAATCCTGAAATCGGACAAAAAGCTGCGGAAGAAAGTCGCGATGAAATTATGAATGCACTTAAGGGAGCAGATATGGTTTTCGTTACCGCGGGTATGGGGGGCGGTACAGGTACCGGTGCAGCACCGGTGGTAGCCGAGGTAGCTAAAGAGCTTGGTGCTCTGACAGTAGGTGTGGTAACCAAGCCATTTACTTTTGAAGGTCGTAAGCGCCAAAACCAAGCTGAAGCTGGTATAGAAGTTTTAAAGAATAATGTGGATACATTGATCACTATACCAAATGATCGATTGCTTCAGGTAATAGAAAAAAATACCACGATGATGGAAGCTTTTAGGATTGCTGATGATGTTTTAAGACAGGGTGTTCAGGGGATTTCTGATTTAATTGCTGTACCCGGGTTGATTAACCTGGACTTTGCAGATGTGAAGACGGTAATGCGGGAAACGGGTTCCGCTTTAATGGGTATTGGCAGTGCATCCGGAGATAATCGTGCTTCCGAGGCTGCCCGTAAGGCTATTTCCAGTCCTCTCTTAGAAACTTCGATAGAAGGGGCACGGGGGGTATTACTTAATATAACAGGCGGTGGTTCCCTGGGGCTGTTTGAGGTTAATGAGGCAGCTGAAATTATTTCACAGGCAGTTGACCCTGAGGCAAATATCATTTTTGGAGCAGTAATTGATGATCGTATGGAAGAGGATGTGCGAGTGACAGTAATTGCTACCGGTTTTGATAGTAGGACTACACCGAGAAAGAATATTTTTGATAATAATAAGAAGAAGGATATGGAAATAAAGACTTTTTCTACTGATGATTTAGATATTCCGGCATTTTTACGCAGAAAATAA
- the ehuA gene encoding ectoine/hydroxyectoine ABC transporter ATP-binding protein EhuA: MIIAKDIYKSFGQLKVLQGVSLHVSRGEVVVIIGPSGSGKSTFLRCMNYLERIDSGQIFIDGQPVGKKLLSNGRLVEDNKKNIYHMRSQIGMVFQRFNLFPHKTALENIMEGPIIVSQVPQAEARLLAENLLAKVGLSDKANDYPAQLSGGQQQRVAIARSLAMRPRVMLFDEPTSALDPELVGEVLAVIKELAQEGMTMMIVTHEMGFAREVADRVIFMDGGKILEENKPEVIFTKPQHSRTREFLSKIL, from the coding sequence ATGATTATAGCGAAAGATATATACAAAAGCTTCGGCCAACTAAAGGTGCTGCAGGGAGTAAGCCTTCATGTTTCACGGGGAGAAGTAGTTGTAATCATCGGTCCCAGCGGCTCCGGTAAAAGCACCTTTCTACGCTGCATGAACTACCTGGAGCGAATAGACAGTGGTCAAATTTTTATAGACGGGCAGCCGGTGGGAAAAAAACTACTTTCCAATGGCCGCCTTGTCGAGGACAATAAAAAAAATATTTACCACATGCGCAGTCAGATAGGTATGGTTTTCCAGCGTTTTAATTTGTTTCCTCACAAAACAGCTCTGGAAAACATCATGGAAGGACCGATAATCGTATCACAAGTTCCCCAAGCAGAAGCCCGTCTTTTGGCAGAAAATTTACTGGCTAAAGTTGGCCTGTCTGATAAAGCAAATGATTATCCTGCTCAACTTTCCGGAGGTCAGCAGCAGCGTGTGGCTATAGCAAGGTCCCTGGCTATGAGACCACGGGTAATGCTTTTCGACGAACCTACCAGCGCACTTGATCCTGAATTGGTAGGGGAGGTCCTGGCAGTTATCAAAGAACTTGCTCAAGAGGGCATGACAATGATGATTGTAACCCATGAGATGGGCTTTGCCCGGGAAGTAGCCGACAGAGTAATCTTCATGGACGGCGGAAAAATACTGGAGGAAAATAAACCTGAAGTAATTTTCACTAAACCGCAACATTCAAGAACCAGAGAATTTCTAAGTAAAATATTATAA
- a CDS encoding amino acid ABC transporter permease: protein MQGFDFAFAVKILPVLLQGAVMTIELTVLAIIFGTVIGLIIALAKISNFKLFQVLGGIYTWVIRGIPLLMQLFILYYALPEIGIKLSPFGAAVIGLSICGGAYIAEIIRAGILSIDKGQMEAALSLGMSYTQAMRRIILPQAYRRLLPPMSNEFITLMKDTALVSSIAMVELMRSANHLSSTYFKPMEAYMTAALLYLLLTTVFTVVFDKMERRLAVTEEN from the coding sequence ATGCAGGGATTTGATTTTGCCTTTGCCGTAAAAATATTACCGGTTCTACTTCAGGGAGCAGTTATGACAATAGAATTAACCGTCCTGGCCATTATTTTCGGCACCGTCATCGGGCTTATTATTGCCTTGGCCAAAATTTCAAACTTTAAGCTATTTCAAGTTCTCGGGGGGATTTATACCTGGGTTATTCGAGGTATCCCCCTACTAATGCAATTATTTATTCTATATTATGCCCTGCCGGAAATTGGCATTAAGTTATCACCTTTCGGTGCCGCCGTAATTGGACTTAGTATCTGCGGAGGAGCTTATATTGCTGAAATCATACGGGCCGGCATCTTATCAATTGATAAAGGGCAAATGGAGGCGGCACTATCCCTGGGTATGTCTTATACCCAGGCCATGCGCAGAATAATCCTGCCTCAGGCCTATCGCCGCTTACTTCCACCCATGAGTAATGAATTTATTACGCTTATGAAAGACACCGCTTTAGTATCTTCAATTGCCATGGTCGAACTAATGCGCTCAGCAAACCACCTCAGCAGTACTTATTTTAAACCAATGGAAGCATACATGACTGCAGCACTGCTATATTTATTATTAACCACAGTGTTTACTGTAGTATTCGACAAAATGGAAAGACGGCTGGCCGTTACCGAAGAAAATTAG